A region from the Salvia splendens isolate huo1 chromosome 15, SspV2, whole genome shotgun sequence genome encodes:
- the LOC121768878 gene encoding 26S proteasome non-ATPase regulatory subunit 4 homolog isoform X2 — MVLEATMICIDNSEWMRNGDYSPTRFDAQKDAVSLISGAKTQANPENTVGVLTMTGKGVRVLVTPTSDLGKILACAHGMEVGGEMNLAAGIQVAQLALKHRQNKKQQQRIIAFVGSPVTYDKKVLELIGRKLKKNSVALDIVNFGEEDEEKTEKLKALLAAVNNNDSSHIVHVPPGPSALSDVLISTPIFTGDGEGSSGYVAAAAGGGLGFEFGVDPNLDPELALALRVSMEEERARQEAAAKKAAEEAATGEKGEQSTSQDVTMTENVNPGPSEPEKKTHDLTDDENALLQQAVAMSMDDSSSTVAVRDTEMSDASADDHDLQLALQLSVQDSQGDQTNPNDVNKIFPDQSYMSSMLAQLPGVDPNDPAIKDLLASIQNQSEKKEEDREPKEEEKK; from the exons ATGGTGCTCGAG GCTACGATGATTTGCATTGACAATTCGGAGTGGATGCGTAACGGCGACTACTCCCCCACTCGCTTCGACGCTCAAAAGGACGCTGTTAGCTTAATTTCTGGAGCAAAGACTCAG GCAAATCCAGAGAATACAGTAGGAGTGCTGACAATGACTGGAAAGGGGGTTCGTGTCTTGGTCACTCCAACCAGTGATCTTGGCAAGATCTTGGCCTGTGCACACG GTATGGAAGTAGGTGGTGAGATGAACTTAGCAGCTGGGATCCAAGTTGCACAGTTGGCCCTCAAACATCGCCAAAATAAGAAGCAGCAGCAAAGGATCATCGCGTTTGTGGGAAG TCCTGTTACATATGACAAGAAGGTGTTGGAGTTGattggaagaaaattgaaaaagaatAGTGTAGCTCTTGATATTGTAAActttggtgaagaagatgaagagaagACAGAAAAGCTCAAGGCATTACTTGCTGCTGTAAATAACAACGATAGCAGTCATATTGTACATGTTCCTCCTGGTCCCAGTGCTCTTTCAGATGTGCTTATCAG CACCCCAATATTTACAGGTGATGGAGAAGGATCAAGTGGCTATGTTGCAGCTGCTGCTGGTGGCGGGTTAGGGTTTGAATTTGGCGTGGATCCAAACTTGGATCCTGAACTTGCTCTTGCACTTAGAGTATCAATGGAAGAGGAGAGAGCAAGACAAGAAGCAGCTGCAAAGAAGGCTGCAGAGGAAGCTGCAACAGGGGAAAAAGGCGAGCAATCTACCTCACAGGATGTAACCATGACCGAGAATGTGAACCCTGGACCATCTGAACCTGAAAAGAAGACCCATGATCTAACG GATGATGAGAATGCATTGTTACAGCAAGCCGTAGCTATGTCAATGGACGATTCTTCTTCCACGGTTGCTGTAAGGGATACTGAAATGTCAGATGCATCTGCTGATGACCATGATTTACAACTTG CTCTTCAATTGTCTGTGCAAGATAGTCAGGGTGATCAAACAAACCCAAATGACGTGAATAAGATATTTCCAGATCAATCCTATATGTCCTCCATGCTGGCTCAA CTTCCTGGAGTTGATCCAAATGACCCTGCCATCAAAGATTTGCTTGCTTCCATCCAGAATCAGTCTGAG aagaaggaagaagacaGAGAACCAAAAGAAGAGGAAAAGAAGTGA
- the LOC121768878 gene encoding 26S proteasome non-ATPase regulatory subunit 4 homolog isoform X1 translates to MVLEATMICIDNSEWMRNGDYSPTRFDAQKDAVSLISGAKTQANPENTVGVLTMTGKGVRVLVTPTSDLGKILACAHGMEVGGEMNLAAGIQVAQLALKHRQNKKQQQRIIAFVGSPVTYDKKVLELIGRKLKKNSVALDIVNFGEEDEEKTEKLKALLAAVNNNDSSHIVHVPPGPSALSDVLISTPIFTGDGEGSSGYVAAAAGGGLGFEFGVDPNLDPELALALRVSMEEERARQEAAAKKAAEEAATGEKGEQSTSQDVTMTENVNPGPSEPEKKTHDLTDDENALLQQAVAMSMDDSSSTVAVRDTEMSDASADDHDLQLALQLSVQDSQGDQTNPNDVNKIFPDQSYMSSMLAQLPGVDPNDPAIKDLLASIQNQSEFLQKKEEDREPKEEEKK, encoded by the exons ATGGTGCTCGAG GCTACGATGATTTGCATTGACAATTCGGAGTGGATGCGTAACGGCGACTACTCCCCCACTCGCTTCGACGCTCAAAAGGACGCTGTTAGCTTAATTTCTGGAGCAAAGACTCAG GCAAATCCAGAGAATACAGTAGGAGTGCTGACAATGACTGGAAAGGGGGTTCGTGTCTTGGTCACTCCAACCAGTGATCTTGGCAAGATCTTGGCCTGTGCACACG GTATGGAAGTAGGTGGTGAGATGAACTTAGCAGCTGGGATCCAAGTTGCACAGTTGGCCCTCAAACATCGCCAAAATAAGAAGCAGCAGCAAAGGATCATCGCGTTTGTGGGAAG TCCTGTTACATATGACAAGAAGGTGTTGGAGTTGattggaagaaaattgaaaaagaatAGTGTAGCTCTTGATATTGTAAActttggtgaagaagatgaagagaagACAGAAAAGCTCAAGGCATTACTTGCTGCTGTAAATAACAACGATAGCAGTCATATTGTACATGTTCCTCCTGGTCCCAGTGCTCTTTCAGATGTGCTTATCAG CACCCCAATATTTACAGGTGATGGAGAAGGATCAAGTGGCTATGTTGCAGCTGCTGCTGGTGGCGGGTTAGGGTTTGAATTTGGCGTGGATCCAAACTTGGATCCTGAACTTGCTCTTGCACTTAGAGTATCAATGGAAGAGGAGAGAGCAAGACAAGAAGCAGCTGCAAAGAAGGCTGCAGAGGAAGCTGCAACAGGGGAAAAAGGCGAGCAATCTACCTCACAGGATGTAACCATGACCGAGAATGTGAACCCTGGACCATCTGAACCTGAAAAGAAGACCCATGATCTAACG GATGATGAGAATGCATTGTTACAGCAAGCCGTAGCTATGTCAATGGACGATTCTTCTTCCACGGTTGCTGTAAGGGATACTGAAATGTCAGATGCATCTGCTGATGACCATGATTTACAACTTG CTCTTCAATTGTCTGTGCAAGATAGTCAGGGTGATCAAACAAACCCAAATGACGTGAATAAGATATTTCCAGATCAATCCTATATGTCCTCCATGCTGGCTCAA CTTCCTGGAGTTGATCCAAATGACCCTGCCATCAAAGATTTGCTTGCTTCCATCCAGAATCAGTCTGAG TTCttgcagaagaaggaagaagacaGAGAACCAAAAGAAGAGGAAAAGAAGTGA